One stretch of Eupeodes corollae chromosome 2, idEupCoro1.1, whole genome shotgun sequence DNA includes these proteins:
- the LOC129944038 gene encoding FAD-dependent oxidoreductase domain-containing protein 1, whose product MLKIVSFVRSVSGRQSALFLKKSSSDITQKCFLSKLTKPSSELQKKCDVLIIGGGGFGSSSAYWLKKRAGDSLNVVVIEKDCTYTRASTPLSVGGLRQQFSCPENIQMSLYGAEFFETIQGHLGDCELNFRPNGYLLLASENGASTLLSNSKLQNELGARNEVLTPEKLKLRYPWINTDGIALGCIGIEKEGWFDPWALLMGFKNTARQHGANYVDGEVIEFGFEKKPEGQKMQKAVVKLTNGDVQSIEFGKCVIAAGACSGQVGKLAGMGTGTGLLSTALPVEPRKRFVYVFDCQGENAPGLKTPLTIDTNGTYFRRDGEGGNYLCGKSPDCTCEPPVDDLEVDFRFFEDEIWPTLAHRVKAFESVKVRSSWAGFYEYNTFDENGIIGRHPYYDNVFIATGFSGHGIQQTPAVGRAIAELIIDGKFKTIDLTRLGFDRIINGKPMPEVHIY is encoded by the coding sequence ATGCTAAAAATTGTCTCATTTGTTCGTTCGGTGTCTGGAAGGCAGAgtgctttgtttttgaaaaaaagctcaAGTGATATTACTCAAAAGTGTTTTCTCTCTAAATTAACAAAACCTTCTTCCGAGCTTCAGAAGAAATGTGATGTCTTAATCATAGGTGGTGGTGGATTTGGGTCTTCCAGTGCATATTGGCTAAAGAAAAGAGCTGGAGATAGCTTAAATGTTGTTGTCATCGAAAAAGATTGCACCTATACCAGAGCATCGACCCCGTTATCGGTTGGTGGACTGCGCCAACAGTTTTCGTGTCCGGAGAATATTCAAATGTCCTTGTATGGTGCAGAGttttttgaaactattcaggGGCATCTGGGAGACTGCGAGCTCAATTTCAGACCCAATGGATACCTGCTTTTGGCTTCTGAAAATGGCGCGTCGACTTTGTTAAGCAATTCAAAACTCCAAAACGAATTGGGCGCTCGTAACGAGGTTCTTACTCCAGAAAAGCTGAAGCTGAGGTATCCGTGGATTAATACCGATGGAATAGCACTTGGGTGTATTGGAATAGAAAAGGAGGGATGGTTCGATCCGTGGGCTCTTCTCATGGGTTTTAAAAATACAGCTCGCCAGCATGGTGCTAATTACGTTGACGGCGAGGTTATAGAATTCGGATTCGAAAAAAAGCCAGAAGGACAGAAGATGCAAAAAGCCGTCGTCAAACTGACCAATGGTGATGTGCAGTCAATCGAATTCGGGAAGTGTGTTATTGCCGCCGGAGCTTGTTCAGGGCAAGTGGGTAAGTTGGCGGGAATGGGAACTGGAACAGGACTTTTGAGTACTGCATTGCCAGTTGAGCCTCGCAAACGATTCGTTTATGTGTTCGATTGTCAGGGTGAAAACGCCCCCGGACTAAAAACACCACTTACCATAGACACTAACGGAACATACTTTCGGCGGGATGGCGAGGGTGGAAATTATTTATGTGGCAAAAGTCCAGACTGTACGTGTGAACCACCTGTGGATGATTTAGAAgtagattttagattttttgaagatgaaatctgGCCAACATTAGCGCATCGTGTCAAGGCATTCGAATCGGTAAAAGTTCGAAGCAGTTGGGCTGGATTTTATGAGTATAATACATTCGACGAGAATGGTATTATTGGAAGACATCCTTATTATGATAATGTATTCATAGCAACGGGATTCAGTGGGCATGGAATTCAACAGACACCGGCTGTAGGAAGAGCCATTGCTGAGTTGATTATAGATGGTAAATTCAAAACTATTGATCTAACACGTCTAGGATTCGATAGGATTATTAATGGCAAACCAATGCCAGAAGTTCATATTTATTag